One segment of Pyrococcus sp. ST04 DNA contains the following:
- a CDS encoding archease has product MKTWEHYEHTADIGIRGYGDSLEEAFEAVATALFDVIVNVNKVEKKEVREIEVEEEDLEALLYSFLEELLVLHDTEGLVFGDFEVKIEKVDGKYRLRAKAYGEKFDPEKHEPKEEVKAITYHDMKIEQLPDGRWMAQLVPDI; this is encoded by the coding sequence CACAGCAGACATAGGGATCAGGGGATATGGGGACAGCCTCGAAGAGGCGTTTGAAGCTGTGGCGACAGCTCTCTTCGATGTTATAGTTAACGTCAACAAGGTGGAAAAAAAGGAGGTAAGAGAGATAGAAGTTGAGGAAGAAGACCTTGAAGCACTGCTATACAGCTTTCTTGAAGAACTATTAGTACTACACGACACAGAAGGGCTTGTCTTTGGAGATTTTGAAGTTAAAATAGAAAAGGTTGATGGAAAATACAGGCTAAGGGCTAAAGCATATGGAGAAAAGTTTGACCCAGAGAAGCACGAGCCAAAGGAAGAAGTCAAGGCAATTACTTATCATGACATGAAAATTGAGCAACTACCGGACGGTAGATGGATGGCCCAACTTGTTCCTGATATCTAA